The genome window GACCCTCGAGCACGCCGTCGAGCCACATCTGGCTGTGGATCAGGTCCACGGCCTCGGCGACGGCGTCGTCTGCTCCGTCGGGGTCCTGGCCCTGGGCGGGGATCAGGTTCAACGCGATCGTCACGGTGTCCTCGGGCCGGGCGACGGTCTCCCGGAGCACCGCGACCGCGCGGTGGTGGGCCAGCAGCATGTGGTGGGCGGCGAGGAACGCCGTGCCGGGATCGGCGATCCCCGGGGCGTGGTGCCCGGACCCGTGGCCGAGGAACGCCGCGCAGTACGGCTCGTTGATCGTCAGCCAGTCCGAGGCGAGGTCGCCGAGCGCGCGCTTGGCCGTGCCCGCGTAGTGGGCGAACCACTCGACGGATTCAGGGGACGCCCAGCCGCCGCGGTCCTGCAGCACCTGGGGCAGGTCCCAGTGGAACAGTGCCACCAGCGGGCGGATGCCCGCGTCGGCCAGCAGCTCGCAGAGGCGTCGGTAGAACTCGACCCCGTCCGGGTTGACCTCGCCGTCCCCGGACGGGATCAGCCGCGGCCAGGCGAGGGAGAACCGGTAGGTGTCCACCCCCAGGTCGGCCATCAGCGCCACGTCCTCGGCGACCCGGTGGTAGTGGTCGCAGGCGACCGCGGCGGTCTGGCCCCCGGCCACCTTGCCGGGGGTCGCGCTGAACGTGTCCCAGATCGACGGGGCACGGCCGCCCTCGTCGACGGCCCCCTCGATCTGGTGGGCGGACGCCGCCACCCCCCAGGAGAACCCGGCGGGCAGGTCGATCTCGATGGGGGAGGGGGAGGGGGCGGGGGCGGTGTCGGTCACTTGTTCACTCCGGAGAGGTCGATGCCCTTCAGGAAGACCCGTTGGGCGAAGAAGAAGATGATGATCGGGATGCCCATGGCCAGCAGCGCGCCGGCCTGGATCAGGTGGGGGGAGGTGTCGAACAGGCTGTTGAAGATCTGCAGGCCGACGGCGATCGGCTGCAGGTCACGGCGGGTGGACAGGTACACGAGCGGCTCGAAGAAGTCGTTCCACGCGTAGAAGAAGTGGAAGATCGCCACGGCCACCAGGGCCGGGCGGGCCTGGGGGAGGATGACCGACCAGAGGGTCCGGAGCGGTCCGGCGCCGTCGATGGCGGCGGCCTCGTCGAGGTCCTTCGGGAGGGTCAGGAAGTACTGGCGGAGCAGGAACACGTTGTAGGCGTTGCCGAAGAAGTGCGGGACGATCAGCGGCAGCCAGGTGCCGACCCAGCCGATCCGGTGGAACAGCGCGTAGGTCGGTACCAGGGTCACGAACTTCGGCAGGATGATCGTGGCGATCAGCACCACGAAGATCGTCCGCTTGAACGGCAGCTCGAAGCGGCTGAGGCCGTAGGCGACCAGCGTCGACGCGACAAGCGTGCCGAGCATGCCGATCACGGCGATCGCGACGGTGTTGCGGAGCAGCACGAGGAAGTCCATCTGCTCCCAGGCCGCGGCGTAGTTGGAGGTCTGCGGCGCCCAGTCGTAGTCGGGGACGAGCTGGCGCCAGTTCCCCTCCCACTCGACGGGGCCGGCGGCAGGATCGGCGGGGTCGATGAACTCGCTGACCTGGCGGCCGGGCCGGACCAGGGCGAGCTCGCGGAGCTCCTCGCCGCCGTCCGCGGTGGGCACCGGGACCTGGAACACCTCGTGCTCCTCCCCCTCCCAGGCGAAGGTGCCCGGCGCCGCCGGGTACAGCGGCGCGCGGAAGTCCTGGATCATCGCCTCGCTCTTGAGCGACGTCGCCCCCATGTACGCCAGCGGGGCCAGGTACACCACCAGCACGCCGGTGGCGACCATCGTGACCATCCCGCCGGCGAGCAGGCGCTTCATGCCCGCGTCGGCATCCCGCAGGCGGCGTCGCGGTTCGCGGAAGAGGCGGCGTCCCCTCATCGCTGCCGCGCTCATGAGCGCTCCCCGAACTCGTAGTGCACCCAGTAGCGGGCCGACCAGAACAGCAGGCCGGTCACGACCACGCCGGCCAGGAACAGCATCCACGCGAGCGTGGCGGCGTACCCCATGTCCTGGAGCCGGAAGAGCGTCCGGAAGAAGTACATCGAGTAGAAGAACGTGGCGCCGCCCGGGTCGCCCGACCCGTTCTTCAGCACGAACGGCACCAGGAAGTACTGGAAGAGCCCGATCAGCGCGACGACCACGTTGTAGAAGAGGACCGGCGAGATCATCGGCAGGGTCACGTGGCGGAACGCCTGCCACGACGAGGCGCCGTCGACGTCCGCGGCGTCGTACAGGTCGGTCGGGACCGAGTTGATCCCGGCGATGAAGATGATCATCGCGTTGCCGACCCCCCACAGGGCGATGAGGGTCAGCGTCGGGTAGATCCACACCTCGGAGTTGAGCCAGTTCGGCCCGGGCACGCCGATGGCGCCCAGCGCGCGGTTCGCCCACCCCGTCTGGGAGTTCAGGACCCCGTTGAACACCAGCACGGCGGCGACGAAGGGGATGACGCTCGGCAGGTAGAAGAGCGTGCGGAAGATCGACCGGCCCCACAGCTGCTTCGCCGTGAGCAGGTACGCGAAGCCGAGGGGGACCGCGATCGTGAGGGGGAGGGACAGGACGCCGAACTTGACGGTGACGAGCGCCGAGTCGATCACCTCGGGGTCGCCGAGGAGCCGCTCCCAGTTGCGCAGGCCGACGAACTCCGCCGGCTCGGGGGACGTCAGGCTGAAGTCGGTGAAGGAGAACCACAGGCTGGCCAGCATCGGGATCGCGTACCAGAGCGCGAACCCGAGGATCCACGGCGCGACGAACGCGAGGCCGATCCGCCCCTCGCGTCGTCGCAGCCGCGAGGCACGACCTCCTGGTGGTGCCGGCTTGGGCGGTGGGGCGGACAGCCCGGGGCGGCCCGCCCCGCCGCGGACCGGTGCCGCGGTCGACACGCCTACTCTGCGCTCGCGGCGAAGATGTCGGTCAGCTCCGCCTCGAGGTCGGCGACGGCGGCCGCCATGTCGAGGTCGGGGTCGCTCAGCTGGGCGCTCTCGAGGTCGGCCAGTGCCAGCTTGTACTCGTCCCAGCCGGGGACGGCCTGCTCGGCGCTCGGGACGTCGGCGTACGCGGCGGAGTCCATCGCGACCTCCCAGGTGACGCCTTGGGGGAACACCTCGTCGAGGTCGGCGAAGAACGCCTCCGTCAGCGACGGGTCGGCCGGCGCGGCGCCGTAGGCGTTGAGCAGCTCGAGGGCGGCGTCGTCCAGCAGGTGGCTGAGGACCTCGAAGGCCTCCTCGGGGTGCTCGGTGGACTCGAGGATCCGGAAGGTGTCCGCGTGCATGTTGGCCGTCACCACCCCGTCGTGGGAGGGCATGACCGCGATGTCGAAGAAGTCGTAGCCGTTGCCGTCGTCGTCGCGGATGCAGCACGTGTACCAGAGGTGGGAGTTCGCCATCGCCACGTTGCCGGACGCGAACGGGTTGCCGGCGAGCAGGTCGGAGTCGAACTGCTCCTGGCTGGGCGCGAACCCGGACTCCCACACCGCGTCGTGGTACCAGGCCCACTCCTCCTCCCAGGCGGCCGGGATGTCGGCGGTGCCGTCGTCGGCGACGGGCGAGCCGGCGCCGAAGTGGGTGCCCTGGGCGAACATCAGCGTCGTCCACTGGTTGATGTAGCCCCACTGCACGGTCTGGGAGCGGTCGAAGTCGGGGCTGGTCGCGTCGGTGCCGTTCGCGTCGACGGTCAGGATCTCGGCGATCTCGGCGACCTTCGCGTAGTCCCAGGGACCCTCGTACTCGGTCCCCTCGCCGTAGGTGGCGGTGCCGTCGTCGCCGTAGCTCTGCGGCGGGTACGGGAGGCCGGCCTCGTCGA of Euzebya sp. contains these proteins:
- a CDS encoding GH1 family beta-glucosidase, producing the protein MTDTAPAPSPSPIEIDLPAGFSWGVAASAHQIEGAVDEGGRAPSIWDTFSATPGKVAGGQTAAVACDHYHRVAEDVALMADLGVDTYRFSLAWPRLIPSGDGEVNPDGVEFYRRLCELLADAGIRPLVALFHWDLPQVLQDRGGWASPESVEWFAHYAGTAKRALGDLASDWLTINEPYCAAFLGHGSGHHAPGIADPGTAFLAAHHMLLAHHRAVAVLRETVARPEDTVTIALNLIPAQGQDPDGADDAVAEAVDLIHSQMWLDGVLEGRYPDAVLALHDRYGVADRVDVDELARVHQPIDHLAVNYYNITHVRHVEGAPAPGAYPGADGAVEVTPPAELTEMGWGVEPEGLARVLRRVGQAYPDLPLVVSENGAAFADEVAADGVVHDPRRIDYLRRHLEVIAEAVADGIDVRGYHVWSLLDNFEWALGFDKRFGLIRVDFDTLERTPKDSARWYADVIAAHRARHAG
- a CDS encoding carbohydrate ABC transporter permease, coding for MRGRRLFREPRRRLRDADAGMKRLLAGGMVTMVATGVLVVYLAPLAYMGATSLKSEAMIQDFRAPLYPAAPGTFAWEGEEHEVFQVPVPTADGGEELRELALVRPGRQVSEFIDPADPAAGPVEWEGNWRQLVPDYDWAPQTSNYAAAWEQMDFLVLLRNTVAIAVIGMLGTLVASTLVAYGLSRFELPFKRTIFVVLIATIILPKFVTLVPTYALFHRIGWVGTWLPLIVPHFFGNAYNVFLLRQYFLTLPKDLDEAAAIDGAGPLRTLWSVILPQARPALVAVAIFHFFYAWNDFFEPLVYLSTRRDLQPIAVGLQIFNSLFDTSPHLIQAGALLAMGIPIIIFFFAQRVFLKGIDLSGVNK
- a CDS encoding carbohydrate ABC transporter permease — translated: MSTAAPVRGGAGRPGLSAPPPKPAPPGGRASRLRRREGRIGLAFVAPWILGFALWYAIPMLASLWFSFTDFSLTSPEPAEFVGLRNWERLLGDPEVIDSALVTVKFGVLSLPLTIAVPLGFAYLLTAKQLWGRSIFRTLFYLPSVIPFVAAVLVFNGVLNSQTGWANRALGAIGVPGPNWLNSEVWIYPTLTLIALWGVGNAMIIFIAGINSVPTDLYDAADVDGASSWQAFRHVTLPMISPVLFYNVVVALIGLFQYFLVPFVLKNGSGDPGGATFFYSMYFFRTLFRLQDMGYAATLAWMLFLAGVVVTGLLFWSARYWVHYEFGERS
- a CDS encoding ABC transporter substrate-binding protein encodes the protein MTMVFTRARTTVLLALVLALGLAACGGSDPVEEDAGAGGDDPTEAAADTTDDTGEADADETDTAADTADDSADAGSGDAVEIRWFVGLGAGGQPEQIAAQEAVVDAFNSSHDDIQIVLEVVENDVAYDTLSTQIAGGNPPDIVGPVGRDGANSYAGLYLDLEPLIEQTGYDTSRWPEETVENFREDDGTLPGLPFASFPSFIYFNTELFDEAGLPYPPQSYGDDGTATYGEGTEYEGPWDYAKVAEIAEILTVDANGTDATSPDFDRSQTVQWGYINQWTTLMFAQGTHFGAGSPVADDGTADIPAAWEEEWAWYHDAVWESGFAPSQEQFDSDLLAGNPFASGNVAMANSHLWYTCCIRDDDGNGYDFFDIAVMPSHDGVVTANMHADTFRILESTEHPEEAFEVLSHLLDDAALELLNAYGAAPADPSLTEAFFADLDEVFPQGVTWEVAMDSAAYADVPSAEQAVPGWDEYKLALADLESAQLSDPDLDMAAAVADLEAELTDIFAASAE